From a region of the Cygnus atratus isolate AKBS03 ecotype Queensland, Australia chromosome 3, CAtr_DNAZoo_HiC_assembly, whole genome shotgun sequence genome:
- the MIA3 gene encoding transport and Golgi organization protein 1 homolog isoform X3, with protein MAAAPPPDPRLLLALLLLPPLLPLPAPPPPLCAAAGPELGRRFAERKRCADPECSMLMCRGKAMKDFKGPDCRFVNFKKGEAVYVYYKLIGKSTELWAGSVGSDFGYFPKDLLEVNHNYTNEELELPTDETDFVCFDGGRDDFDNYNVDELLKSSKETIANERETESSDPRTKPAEGTEREEEVEKVHTVQSLDALEADNVELSTEKDEEALTMTEELDSFLIEGSEGTKVDSSDSSHEENSQGDQTAHEHLQGTLNDRLKGLESENTKNTSIAQGETSQLDKESEEVDAYTLLDRELSVNLKTKFGSTADAVVSDDEVTRLVTSLEDDFNEDLSINAHDSEKESDFADPSEEVPLLSFMAEEGSISLGDSDADENNGLESKNHELDENEGAMELNNQRDDEEERDSDALIKDAFTKSEKSGDSINVDRFESEQTKKKQDEVMLISKREAPAAQLEDLSRELLRHEPIGARDPGSEEKANKTEEFEEQLMADEMASHTNELQSTTVPDPHALPSPRDGLKTKSFVESKQDALGLPAGDVNKSPESVPLAEIEKDEKKFEDDTLEEISESDLKHKKLWEKMKEKGRDQYKSSADVPAKPVEEVQNGSQSDTGDTKLLKDKPEHGMPAVEKEILRHEEDSKQRGEADHENRKLTSFKEEPEIKGGNVKETPAGEGDPSHRGAAEQPMQWENETEYSEADVKEELSGNLGKMTEFEKSIEKSSPEEKSRSTTQNTNRANFTQQGTAHTEDEDSNKNLGTNLAREKNLRPELQPKETDAEDEADLKQMEEELLEDENAASAKLLHARVANVQGNTLDVEGRNPELKVPNEAFSGTADPTYETGEETNSFSEEAEKITNMQDEHETGNKEFDVPASEDAKLDEMEHIAEDDEESSEAEDLLAVEEYNFKSSDMEDSNDFHQRKDHLPEDVSQRDSKEMQNIEDTGNDHQQSAHFPSPADISAATNDTVTEYSESVKRLTIIRDFLDEKCVIRLQKYLGLQHVVRIEAMFYDMKVEMELARKASNNNEDIEKALDQILEFSESNIMDVVGKVLDSRVAENKEEVVKEMDLYDEESALMDDIQELIYSLRSKYSSASESVPLASFIEQEDDQLNAQDTAKEAEYDTDAVRNPDAIDESYQKFQQLEDKRPVQPIEEEEERSVNVPPELEEASFSDNREAKEAYNSERRLPLADTSFGSTDSEESASEDIAAAPHGDGDGGGASGAALGGAAAAARRLLLQLVATLPEDIRPGPDFHGLPWEPVITTALVGIATLAIIFWRTCLSVKSRIYQVTEKQLAEKIKNLLQEKTEILDKMSEYDQKIKQAKESVKAAQEQKNILSDETAGLKDTVKGLEEANRKLDDKIKSLHSMLETERKQNEKKQKKISESQKSLEKLEEAISVHSAELSEVQIALNEAKLNEEKVKSELQHVQEENARLKKSKEQLLKEAEGWSERHTELSEQIKLYQKSQKDIEEALAYKENEIEVLTNCIMQLKQLDIDPASEAKKDGEGHEWSRGDDLANGELPDNENEKMKTQIKQMMDVSRVKTMLSIVEEDRNLLQSKLSDEVTARHELEEQIKKLEHDSCSLQSAKARLENECKTLQQKVEILGELYQQKEMALQKKLTQEEYERQEKEQKLSAADEKAVLAIEEVKVYKQRIQDMEEELQKTERSYKNQIAAHEKKAHDNWLIARSAERALAEEKREAANLRQKLIEVNQKIVMLQRPLIVKPTPGRPDRQVPPRRGPLSRDGSFGPSPVSGGNPSPTQMIEVPGRPLSAPRREGSRGEFGTVVDGPSVPRRPPEIPGRMSVPDLGPAVASLISSGPRTSSPSTAMDRAQPSPKESEAPCVTTDSPSSVEPPTANVSPKGPPSFPGTPIMTSPVMGPPPPPPVRYGPPPAPLRGHFGPRPLPVPLVRGAPLPPPAARDFLPGPPLGMRDLPPGPLPPPPDPRAYGRGHPSFRPLGPPGPRDYPQGPRLPPPGSRDYTPSPSRDLPPSGPRDYPAGPPPPPAGSKDYTQPPAQKP; from the exons ATGgccgcagcgccgccgccggACCCCCGGCTGCTcctcgccctgctgctgctgccgcccctgctgccgctgcccgcgccgccgccgccgctctgcgccgccgccgggcccgaGCTGGGCCGCCGCTTCGCCGAGCGCAAGCGCTGCGCCGACCCCGAGTGCAGCA TGTTAATGTGCCGAGGGAAGGCAATGAAGGATTTTAAAGGTCCCGACTGCCGCTTTGTAAATtttaagaaaggagaagcagtgtATGTATATTACAAACTAATAGGAAAATCAACTGAGCTTTGGGCTGGAAGT GTTGGAAGTGATTTTGGATATTTTCCAAAGGATTTACTTGAAGTAAATCATAATTATACCAATGAGGAGCTAGAGTTACCAACAGAT gaaaCAgactttgtttgctttgatgGTGGAAGGGACGATTTTGATAATTATAATGTGGATGAACTTTTGAAGTCATCGAAAGAGACAATAGCAAATGAGAGGGAAACTGAATCAAGTGATCCAAGGACAAAACCAGCTGAAGGAAcggaaagggaggaggaggttgAAAAGGTTCATACAGTACAGTCCCTTGATGCTTTGGAGGCAGACAATGTTGAACTAAGCACAGAGAAAGACGAGGAAGCCCTCACCATGACAGAGGAATTAGATAGTTTTCTTATAGAAGGAAGTGAAGGTACTAAGGTAGACTCCAGTGACAGTAGTCATGAAGAAAACTCTCAGGGAGATCAAACTGCACATGAGCACTTGCAAGGAACGCTAAATGACAGACTAAAAGGGCTAGAAAGTGAAAATACCAAAAACACTAGTATTGCTCAGGGCGAAACCAGTCAACTTGACAAAGAGAGCGAAGAAGTCGATGCCTATACACTTTTAGACAGAGAGCTCTCTgtaaacttgaaaacaaaatttggcTCAACTGCTGATGCTGTTGTATCAGATGATGAAGTGACTCGCCTTGTTACATCATTGGAAGatgattttaatgaagatttgAGCATTAATGCTCACGATTCAGAGAAGGAGTCAGACTTCGCAGATCCGTCTGAAGAAGTCCCTTTGCTGTCATTTATGGCGGAAGAAGGGAGTATATCCCTAGGGGATTCAGATGCTGATGAAAACAATGGCCTTGAGTCAAAAAATCATGAACTTGACGAAAATGAAGGTGCTATGGAGCTAAATAACCAAAGAGATGATGAGGAAGAACGTGATTCAGATGCACTAATTAAGGATGCCTTCACTAAGAGCGAGAAGTCAGGTGACAGTATAAATGTGGACAGGTTTGAATCTGagcaaacaaagaagaaacaggatGAGGTGATGCTAATTAGCAAGAGAGAAGCACCAGCAGCTCAACTTGAGGATCTCTCCAGAGAGCTCCTTCGACATGAACCTATAGGTGCAAGAGATCCaggttcagaagaaaaagcaaacaaaactgaagagtTTGAAGAGCAGCTTATGGCTGATGAAATGGCATCACATACTAACGAGCTGCAAAGTACAACTGTGCCTGATCCTCATGCTTTACCTAGTCCACGAGATGGTCTGAAGACCAAATCATTTGTTGAAAGCAAGCAAGATGCTTTAGGTCTACCTGCTGGTGATGTGAACAAAAGTCCAGAAAGTGTGCCACTTGCTGAAATagagaaagatgagaaaaagttTGAGGATGACACCTTGGAAGAGATCTCAGAAAGTGATTTAAAGCACAAAAAGTTATGggagaaaatgaaggagaaaggaagagatcaGTATAAGTCTTCTGCTGATGTTCCAGCCAAACCAGTGGAAGAGGTACAAAATGGATCTCAAAGTGACACAGGAGATACTaagcttttaaaagacaaaCCGGAGCATGGAATGCCTGCTGTGGAGAAGGAAATTCTAAGACATGAAGAAGATTCAAAACAAAGAGGGGAGGCTGATCATGAAAATCGAAAACTCACCTCTTTTAAAGAAGAACCTGAAATAAAAGGGGGAAACGTGAAAGAAACCCCTGCAGGTGAGGGGGACCCAAGCCATAGGGGAGCTGCTGAGCAACCTATGCAATGGGAAAATGAAACTGAGTATTCAGAGGCAGATGTGAAAGAAGAGCTTTCAGGAAATCTTGGCAAGAtgacagaatttgaaaaaagcATTGAGAAAAGTTCccctgaagaaaaatcaagaagtACTACACAGAATACTAATAGAGCAAATTTTACCCAGCAAGGAACTGCTCATACTGAGGATGAAgattcaaacaaaaatcttggCACAAATTTAGCTAGAGAAAAAAACCTAAGGCCAGAATTGCAACCCAAAGAGACAGATGCTGAAGATGAAGCTGACttgaaacaaatggaagaagaaCTACTGGAAGATGAGAATGCTGCAAGTGCAAAGCTGTTGCATGCAAGGGTTGCAAATGTACAGGGTAATACACTAGATGTTGAAGGAAGAAACCCTGAATTAAAAGTACCAAATGAAGCTTTTTCAGGAACTGCAGATCCTACTTATGAAACAGGAGAGGAAACAAACTCGTTTTCTGAGGaggctgaaaaaataacaaacatgCAAGATGAACACGAGACTGGAAACAAAGAGTTTGATGTACCAGCGAGTGAAGATGCTAAACTGGATGAGATGGAACATATCGCAGAAGACGATGAGGAGTCTTCTGAAGCTGAGGACCTATTAGCCGTGGAAGAATATAATTTCAAGTCTTCAGACATGGAGGACAGCAATGACTTTCACCAAAGGAAAGATCATCTCCCAGAGGACGTTTCACAGAGAGACTCAAAAGAGATGCAAAATATAGAGGATACAGGAAATGACCACCAGCAGTCTGCACatttccccagccctgctgacaTTTCAGCAGCCACAAATGACACTGTAACAGAATACAGTGAGTCTGTGAAGCGGCTCACAATAATTAGAGATTTCCTTGATGAAAAGTGTGTAATACGTCTACAAAAGTATCTTGGGCTCCAACATGTGGTTAGGATAGAAGCTATGTTTTATGACATGAAGGTGGAGATGGAACTTGCTCGGAAGGCAAGCAATAATAATGAAGATATAGAAAAAGCGCTGGACCAGATACTTGAGTTTTCAGAATCAAACATTATGGATGTTGTAGGAAAAGTTCTGGATTCCAGGgtagcagaaaataaagaggaGGTGGTGAAAGAGATGGATTTGTATGATGAAGAGAGTGCACTTATGGATGATATTCAAGAATTAATATATTCTTTAAGAAGTAAATATTCGTCTGCTAGTGAGAGTGTCCCACTGGCATCTTTTATCGAACAGGAAGATGATCAGCTGAATGCTCAAG ATACTGCAAAAGAGGCTGAATATGACACAGACGCTGTTAGGAATCCAGATGCCATTGATGAGAGCTATCAGAAATTTCAGCAGCTTGAAGATAAGAGGCCAGTTCAGCCTattgaagaggaggaggagagaagtgTTAATGTTCCACCTGAGCTTGAAGAAGCTAGCTTTTCGGATAATAGAGAAGCCAAAGAAGCGTACAATAGTGAAAGAAGATTGCCACTGGCTGATACTTCCTTTGGGTCAACTGATTCAGAAGAGAGTGCCAGCGAAGATATTGCTGCAG ccccccacgGCGACGGCGACGGCGGCGGCGCCTCAGGGGCAGCGCtgggcggggcggcggccgctgcccgccgcctgctgctgcag TTGGTTGCTACCCTGCCTGAGGATATTCGTCCTGGGCCTGATTTCCATGGACTTCCATGGGAGCCTGTTATTACCACTGCCTTAGTGGGAATTGCCACGCTCGCTATAATTTTCTGGAGAACCTGCCTTTCA gtaaAGAGTAGAATCTATCAAG tgaCTGAAAAACAACTCgcagaaaagattaaaaaccttctacaagaaaaaacagaaatcctaGACAAGATGTCAGAATATGATCAAAAG ATAAAGCAAGCAAAGGAATCAGTGAAAGCAGcccaagaacaaaaaaatattctctccGATGAAACTGCAGGGCTTAAG gacaCTGTCAAAGGGCTGGAAGAAGCAAATCGTAAACTggatgacaaaataaaaagtctgcACTCAATGcttgaaacagagagaaaacagaatgagaagaaacagaaaaaa ATCTCTGAAAGCCAGAAGTCCTTGGAAAAACTTGAAGAGGCTATCAGTGTGCATTCTGCTGAGCTTTCAGAG GTGCAGATAGCCCTTAACGAAGctaaattaaatgaagaaaaggtgaAGTCAGAGCTCCAGCATGTGCAGGAGGAGAATGCTAGGCTGAAAAAGAGCAAGGAACAA CTGCTAAAAGAAGCTGAAGGTTGGAGTGAGAGACATACTGAGCTTAGTGAGCAGATTAAACTGTATCAGAAGTCTCAGAAGGACATAGAAGAAGCACTTGCctataaggaaaatgaaattgag GTTTTAACTAACTGCATTATGCAGCTGAAGCAGCTTGACATAGATCCAGCATCTGAGGCCAAGAAGGATGGTGAAGGGCATGAATGGAGCAGAGGGGACGATCTGGCCAACGGAGAGTTGCCAG aTAATGAGAATGAAAAGATGAAGACTCAGATTAAGCAGATGATGGACGTCTCCAGG gtaaaaaCTATGTTATCCATAGTTGAAGAAGACAGAAATCTTCTGCAGTCCAAACTGAGTGATGAAGTAACAGCAAGACATGAGCTGGAAG agcaaataaaaaaattagaacaCGACTCCTGTTCGCTGCAGTCAGCCAAAGCTCGACtggaaaatgaatgtaaaacaCTACAGCAGAAAGTAGAGATTCTCGGTGAACTTTaccagcagaaagaaatggcGCTCCAGAA AAAACTAACTCAAGAAGAATATGAGCGccaggagaaggagcagaaatTGTCTGCTGCAGACGAAAAAGCCGTGCTGGCCATTGAGGAAGTGAAAGTTTACaa GCAAAGGATTCAAGATATGGAAGAAGAATTGCAAAAAACAGAGAGATCATACAAAAACCAG attgCCGCTCATGAGAAAAAAGCACACGACAATTGG CTTATTGCCCGCTCTGCTGAGAGAGCTctggctgaagaaaaaagagaagcagccaACCTGAGGCAAAA attaaTAGAAGTGAACCAAAAAATTGTTATGCTTCAAAGACCATTAATTGTGAAGCCAACTCCAGGCAGACCCGATCGCCAAGTCCCACCACGACGAG GGCCCTTAAGCAGAGATGGTTCTTTTGGCCCATCACCTGTGAGTGGAGGAAATCCGTCACCCACACAAATGATAGAAGTTCCTGGTCGGCCCCTTTCTGCTCCTCGAAGGGAAGGCTCAAGAGGTGAATTTG GTACAGTGGTAGATGGCCCCTCTGTTCCACGAAGGCCACCAGAGATCCCTGGAAGGATGTCCGTTCCTG ATCTTGGGCCTGCTGTAGCATCCCTGATCAGTAGTGGGCCAAGAACCTCCTCCCCTTCCACAGCAATGGATAGAGCG CAGCCCTCTCCCAAAGAGTCTGAAGCCCCCTGTGTAACTACTGATTCACCTTCATCTGTTGAACCACCTACA GCTAATGTTAGTCCCAAAGGCCCACCTTCTTTCCCTGGGACACCCATCATGACCTCTCCAGTGATGGGACCTCCACCCCCACCGCCTGTTCGTTATGGACCGCCGCCAGCTCCTCTGCGTGGACACTTTGGGCCCCGGCCTCTTCCTGTGCCCCTAG TTCGTGGTGCTCCCTTACCACCTCCAGCTGCAAGAGATTTCTTACCTGGCCCCCCATTAGGAATGAGAGATCTGCCTCCTGGCCCGCTACCACCCCCTCCAGATCCCAGAGCATATGGACGTGGGCACCCTTCTTTCCGACCTCTAGGTCCTCCTGGCCCGAGAGATTATCCTCAAGGCCCACGGCTACCCCCGCCTGGCTCAAGGGACTATACACCTTCTCCTAGCAGAGACTTGCCTCCGTCAGGACCTAGAGACTACCCTGCAGGCcctcctccaccaccagcaGGCTCAAAGGACTACACACAGCCTCCAGCGCAGAAGCCCTAA